A section of the Candidatus Cloacimonadota bacterium genome encodes:
- the lpdA gene encoding dihydrolipoyl dehydrogenase, producing MFDREVLIIGGGPGGYETAIRLNQYGIDVAVVEMKRLGGVCLNEGCIPTKALVKSSELFSEMRSAPEFGFSEMSPSLDYARIFARKNAIVEQLVGGVEHLFKKRQIPVIAEKAVAVTRLDEGWELKTDAGTAIKARFLILATGSLPKELPGVAIDEVNVLSSTGLLALESLPKSLAVVGGGVIGCEFASILNSFGVQTQIIEFLPRIVANEDEEMSKRLTMALKRAGVKISTKVGVQKVTPMEGGCELELTDGSKLSFEKVLLSVGRVPRMELDWQGAGPEMEAGAVKIDSFMRSSLPGIYAIGDLTGKMPLAHTASKQGMIAAAHIKGIIDGSQPEIPDLDYIQIPRVTFTMPELASVGYTEAEAREKFGEIKVGKFPFSANGKALAMSGTFGLVKTIARADDSSLVGMHILGLNAAELIAQGAILISLGAKADAAENITFAHPTLSETIKESLEDLQNMSINKI from the coding sequence TTGTTTGACCGTGAAGTTTTGATTATTGGAGGCGGTCCGGGAGGCTATGAAACAGCCATCCGCCTCAATCAGTATGGCATTGATGTTGCCGTTGTGGAAATGAAACGCCTGGGCGGGGTTTGCCTGAACGAAGGCTGCATCCCCACCAAGGCTCTGGTGAAAAGCTCGGAACTGTTTTCCGAGATGCGTTCGGCGCCGGAATTTGGTTTCTCTGAAATGAGCCCCAGCCTGGATTACGCGCGCATTTTTGCCCGCAAGAATGCCATTGTGGAACAGCTTGTGGGCGGCGTGGAGCATCTTTTCAAAAAGCGCCAGATCCCGGTTATTGCCGAAAAAGCTGTTGCCGTAACCCGTCTTGATGAAGGCTGGGAGCTGAAAACCGATGCTGGAACCGCCATCAAAGCGCGTTTTCTAATCCTGGCGACGGGATCGCTGCCGAAGGAATTACCTGGCGTGGCCATCGATGAGGTGAACGTGCTTTCTTCCACCGGACTTTTGGCTTTGGAAAGCCTGCCCAAAAGTTTGGCAGTGGTTGGCGGCGGCGTGATCGGCTGTGAATTCGCCTCCATTTTAAACAGTTTTGGCGTGCAGACCCAGATTATCGAATTTCTGCCCCGCATTGTGGCAAATGAAGACGAGGAAATGAGCAAACGCCTCACCATGGCGTTGAAGAGAGCCGGCGTCAAAATCAGCACCAAAGTGGGCGTGCAAAAGGTTACGCCCATGGAAGGAGGCTGCGAACTGGAACTGACTGACGGCAGCAAACTTAGCTTTGAAAAAGTGTTGCTGAGTGTGGGTCGGGTTCCCCGTATGGAGCTTGATTGGCAGGGCGCAGGTCCTGAAATGGAAGCCGGCGCCGTGAAAATTGACAGTTTCATGCGCAGCAGCCTGCCTGGAATCTACGCCATTGGCGACCTCACCGGAAAAATGCCTCTGGCACACACCGCCAGCAAGCAGGGTATGATTGCCGCAGCCCACATCAAGGGCATTATCGATGGCAGTCAGCCTGAAATTCCGGATTTGGATTATATTCAAATCCCCCGCGTGACTTTCACCATGCCAGAGCTGGCTTCTGTTGGCTACACCGAGGCTGAGGCTCGCGAAAAATTCGGTGAGATTAAAGTGGGGAAATTCCCCTTCAGCGCAAACGGAAAAGCTCTTGCCATGAGCGGAACCTTTGGTTTGGTGAAAACCATTGCCCGGGCGGATGATTCCAGCCTGGTTGGCATGCACATTCTGGGGCTCAACGCCGCGGAATTGATCGCCCAGGGTGCTATTTTGATTTCGCTGGGCGCGAAGGCGGACGCCGCGGAAAACATCACTTTCGCCCATCCCACACTTTCGGAAACCATCAAGGAATCCCTTGAAGATTTACAAAACATGTCCATCAATAAAATCTAA